The bacterium genomic sequence TCAAGCATCGAGCAGTACCGCGAGCCGTGGATCTCCTGCCCCTTGGCCAGAAGCTGGAGCGGATCGACCATGAAATTCGGGGATTTCCCGTCGAAGGCCTCGGGCGGGCGCACCCCGACGATCACCAGCTTTCCGCCCCGGCCGAGGGTCGCGATTCCGGCTTCCAAAGTTTCTTTTGCGCCCACATAGTCAATGTAGGCGTCAACGCCCTTGCCGTCCGTCAGCGCGTGAATCTCCTCCACCAGATCCGTCTCCTGCGGATTCACCGTGGCGAAGGCCCCGAGTGCGGAAACCGTCTCCAGCTTCTTGTTGGAGATGTCCACGCCGATGACATGCCCGCCGCACAGCTGCGCCATCTGCACCGCGTGGATCGCCACCCCGCCGCCCGCGCCGACGATGGCCACCACATCGCCCGGCTTGATCTGCGCCTCGGCCACGCAGTTGTGATACGGGGTGCAGATGGCGTCCGCCGCCACGCAGGCATCGAGGGCGCTCACCCCGTCAGGAATCTTGCACAGGTTCAGGGCGGGCAGGCTCATGTATTCGGCATAGCCCCCGTCACGCACCAGCCCGACGTAGCCCTTAAAGTCGGGACAAAGGGTCTCGCGCCCGCTCCGGCAGAAGTTGCAGGTGTGACACGTCAGATAAAAGTGGCAGGTCACCAGATCGCCCGGTGCGACGTTTTCGACCTCGGAGCCCACCTCGACCACCTCGCCCGCGATCTCGTGGCCCATGATGCGCGGATACTTGTCGATCAGGCCGGGCGACTTCCGCATGATGGCGAGCGTCAGGCCGACGCCGGTGGCCTTGAGCTTGATCAGCGCATCGTTCGGCCCCGCCTTCGGCACCGGCACCTCTTCGAGCCGGAAGGAACCGCCCAGTTCGTGGATTCGCATCGCTTTCATGGTCTCAGGCATCGCTCGGATCTCCGGATGAAACGGGAAAAAGAATGAATGGCATGTCGCCATCATAGCACCCGGCCCACGCCAGCGGGGAGCCGGGGGGGCTAAAACACCGAGGCCCGCCCGTCCAGATAGGCCCGCGCCGCCCTGAGGCGGAGCACCTGGTTCGTGCCGTCCGAGTGCAGAAAAGAGGCCGCATCGCGCAGATACTTCTCCATCATTTTCTCCCGCTCGGTGCCCGCGCCGCCGACAATCTCCAGCCCCCGCCGGGCGCACTCGAGCGCCGCCTCCGAGGCCAGGATCTTGCACTTCCACCCCAGCGTGAAGTCGTAGGGCTTTTGGTGATCGACCGACCAGGCGGAGCGCCAGATGAGGGTGCGCGCGGCTTCCAGCCCGAGCGCCATGTCGGCGAGCACCATCTCGACGCCCTGGCCGCCGGCCCCGCCATCCCGCATCCTTTCGCGGGAAAATTCCAGGGCGCTCTCGAGGGCGGCCCGGCCCACCCCGAGCACGGTCGCCGCCGCCTCGGGCTTGCCCATGGCGAGCAGATTTCCGCGAATCTCGAACATGTCGCCCTCGCCGAGAATCAGGTGATTTTCGGGAACTTCCACGTTGTCGAAGATCAGCTCGGCGTTCATCGAGAGGCGCTGGCCCATCTTGTCGTGGACCCTTCCGATCGAAAAACCGGGCCGATCGCGCGGCACCAGAAAGCCGGAGAGGCCCTCGCGCAGGTTTTTTGTCATGTCGGTGCGGGCGGCCACGACATAGAGGGAGGCGACGGGCCCGTTGCTGATGAAGTGCTTCCTGCCGTTGATCACCCACTGGCCGCCCTTTTTCTCGGCCTTCGTGTAGAGGGCGATCGAAGGATCGTCGTAGAGGCCCTGGTGATCACTCCCGGCGCCGGGCTCGCTCATGGCGATCGCCACGAGAAACCGCGGGTCCTCGCAGAGACGGCGGAGCCAAAGCTCGCGCAGGCCGGGCGCCACCTTCTCAAGGATGTGAGAGAGCTTCCAGGTCTGATCGAGGTTGACGGCAAAGCCCAGATCGCCGGCGGCCAGCTCCTCGCCCACGAGGCAGAGCGTGAGGACATCTGCCCCGGCCCCGCCGTATTCCCTGGGA encodes the following:
- a CDS encoding zinc-binding dehydrogenase: MPETMKAMRIHELGGSFRLEEVPVPKAGPNDALIKLKATGVGLTLAIMRKSPGLIDKYPRIMGHEIAGEVVEVGSEVENVAPGDLVTCHFYLTCHTCNFCRSGRETLCPDFKGYVGLVRDGGYAEYMSLPALNLCKIPDGVSALDACVAADAICTPYHNCVAEAQIKPGDVVAIVGAGGGVAIHAVQMAQLCGGHVIGVDISNKKLETVSALGAFATVNPQETDLVEEIHALTDGKGVDAYIDYVGAKETLEAGIATLGRGGKLVIVGVRPPEAFDGKSPNFMVDPLQLLAKGQEIHGSRYCSMLELRQSVELIRQGKIKPIVTETFSLEQTEEAFQQIQANKITGRAAVVFD
- a CDS encoding acyl-CoA dehydrogenase family protein; translation: MDFSLNEEQRKYQGIARAFAKEELAPVALEMEKIPDWEARMPWALTERASALGLRQLPYPREYGGAGADVLTLCLVGEELAAGDLGFAVNLDQTWKLSHILEKVAPGLRELWLRRLCEDPRFLVAIAMSEPGAGSDHQGLYDDPSIALYTKAEKKGGQWVINGRKHFISNGPVASLYVVAARTDMTKNLREGLSGFLVPRDRPGFSIGRVHDKMGQRLSMNAELIFDNVEVPENHLILGEGDMFEIRGNLLAMGKPEAAATVLGVGRAALESALEFSRERMRDGGAGGQGVEMVLADMALGLEAARTLIWRSAWSVDHQKPYDFTLGWKCKILASEAALECARRGLEIVGGAGTEREKMMEKYLRDAASFLHSDGTNQVLRLRAARAYLDGRASVF